The following coding sequences lie in one Paramormyrops kingsleyae isolate MSU_618 chromosome 15, PKINGS_0.4, whole genome shotgun sequence genomic window:
- the slc30a7 gene encoding zinc transporter 7 isoform X1, translating to MLPLSIKDDEYKPAKFNLLVKISGWFRSILSDRTSRNLFFFLCLNLSFAFVELIYGIWSNSLGLISDSFHMFFDCTALLAGLAASVISRWRSNDAFSYGYVRAEVLAGFVNGLFLIFTAFFIFSEGVERALEPPDVHHDRLLPVSVAGLLVNLVGIFVFQHGGHGHSHGGDEDHGHSHSLFNGIVAHGHSHAGHASHGHGHSHGSKHGHDHGHDHGHSHGQGGHGHSHGHLHEEPHCHDEHSHTPGKGSSKQILQGVFLHIVADTLGSIGVIISAILMQKYDLMIADPICSMLISILIGVSVVPLLRESIGILMQRTPPALDHALPECYQRVQQLQGVYNLQEPHFWTLCTDVYVGTLKLLVAPDADARWILSQTHNIFTQAGVRQLYVQIDVAAM from the exons ATGTTACCCTTGTCTATCAAAGATGATGAATACAAGCCTGCCAAATTCAACCTTCTTGTCAAGATATCGGGATGGTTCAG GTCGATCCTGTCGGACAGAACGTCCCGAAACCTGTTCTTTTTCCTGTGTCTCAACCTCTCCTTCGCCTTCGTGGAGCTGATCTACGGCATATGGAGTAACAG TTTAGGACTCATATCGGACTCGTTCCACATGTTCTTTGACTGCACGGCGCTCCTAGCGGGCCTGGCGGCCTCCGTCATATCCAGGTGGAGGTCTAACGACGCATTCTCTTATGG GTATGTGAGGGCTGAGGTTCTGGCCGGGTTTGTCAACGGCCTCTTCCTCATCTTCACCGCCTTTTTCATCTTTTCCGAGGGGGTCGAG agGGCCCTGGAGCCCCCAGACGTCCATCACGACAGGCTGCTGCCCGTCTCAGTGGCCGGCCTGCTGGTGAACCTGGTGGGGATCTTCGTCTTCCAGCATGGGGGTCACGGGCACTCGCACGGCGGCGATGAAG ACCACGGCCACAGCCACTCCCTGTTTAATGGCATCGTGGCTCACGGGCACAGTCATGCGGGACACGCAAGCCACGGGCACGGACACAGTCACGGGTCCAAACACGGGCACGACCACGGGCACGACCACGGGCACAGTCACGGACAAGGAGGGCACGGACACTCGCACGGACATTTGCACGAGGAGCCGCATTGCCACG ATGAACATTCTCATACACCAGGAAAAGGATCAAGCAAACAGATTCTGCAAG GAGTATTCCTTCACATCGTGGCGGACACTCTGGGCAGCATCGGCGTGATCATATCTGCCATCCTGATGCAGAAGTATGACCTGATGATCGCAGACCCCATCTGCTCCATGCTCATCTCCATTCTGATAGGAGTCAG TGTGGTTCCCCTGCTGAGAGAGTCCATCGGGATCCTGATGCAGCGAACGCCCCCAGCCCTGGACCACGCCCTCCCGGAATGCTACCAGAGG gtacagcagctgcagggCGTATATAACCTCCAGGAGCCGCATTTCTGGACGCTCTGCACAGACGTGTATGTCGGTACGCTCAAGCTGCTGGTTGCGCCCGACGCCGATGCCCGCTGGATTCTGAGCCAGACGCACAACATCTTCACACAG GCCGGCGTTCGGCAGCTCTATGTTCAGATCGACGTGGCCGCCATGTAA
- the slc30a7 gene encoding zinc transporter 7 isoform X2 — translation MFFDCTALLAGLAASVISRWRSNDAFSYGYVRAEVLAGFVNGLFLIFTAFFIFSEGVERALEPPDVHHDRLLPVSVAGLLVNLVGIFVFQHGGHGHSHGGDEDHGHSHSLFNGIVAHGHSHAGHASHGHGHSHGSKHGHDHGHDHGHSHGQGGHGHSHGHLHEEPHCHDEHSHTPGKGSSKQILQGVFLHIVADTLGSIGVIISAILMQKYDLMIADPICSMLISILIGVSVVPLLRESIGILMQRTPPALDHALPECYQRVQQLQGVYNLQEPHFWTLCTDVYVGTLKLLVAPDADARWILSQTHNIFTQAGVRQLYVQIDVAAM, via the exons ATGTTCTTTGACTGCACGGCGCTCCTAGCGGGCCTGGCGGCCTCCGTCATATCCAGGTGGAGGTCTAACGACGCATTCTCTTATGG GTATGTGAGGGCTGAGGTTCTGGCCGGGTTTGTCAACGGCCTCTTCCTCATCTTCACCGCCTTTTTCATCTTTTCCGAGGGGGTCGAG agGGCCCTGGAGCCCCCAGACGTCCATCACGACAGGCTGCTGCCCGTCTCAGTGGCCGGCCTGCTGGTGAACCTGGTGGGGATCTTCGTCTTCCAGCATGGGGGTCACGGGCACTCGCACGGCGGCGATGAAG ACCACGGCCACAGCCACTCCCTGTTTAATGGCATCGTGGCTCACGGGCACAGTCATGCGGGACACGCAAGCCACGGGCACGGACACAGTCACGGGTCCAAACACGGGCACGACCACGGGCACGACCACGGGCACAGTCACGGACAAGGAGGGCACGGACACTCGCACGGACATTTGCACGAGGAGCCGCATTGCCACG ATGAACATTCTCATACACCAGGAAAAGGATCAAGCAAACAGATTCTGCAAG GAGTATTCCTTCACATCGTGGCGGACACTCTGGGCAGCATCGGCGTGATCATATCTGCCATCCTGATGCAGAAGTATGACCTGATGATCGCAGACCCCATCTGCTCCATGCTCATCTCCATTCTGATAGGAGTCAG TGTGGTTCCCCTGCTGAGAGAGTCCATCGGGATCCTGATGCAGCGAACGCCCCCAGCCCTGGACCACGCCCTCCCGGAATGCTACCAGAGG gtacagcagctgcagggCGTATATAACCTCCAGGAGCCGCATTTCTGGACGCTCTGCACAGACGTGTATGTCGGTACGCTCAAGCTGCTGGTTGCGCCCGACGCCGATGCCCGCTGGATTCTGAGCCAGACGCACAACATCTTCACACAG GCCGGCGTTCGGCAGCTCTATGTTCAGATCGACGTGGCCGCCATGTAA